From the Streptomyces sp. NBC_01216 genome, the window GGACGTGAGCTCATCTACTACGACTCCCGTGCCGACACGGTTCGGGACGCCGTGGACACCCGTCCGCTCGCGCCGGTCTCGTCCCGTGCCGAGATCCGCCACGACGCGCTCCTCGGGGACAGTGTCGTCGTCGCCTCGCACCGCCAGGGCCGCACCTTCCACCCGCCCGCCGACGCGTGCCCGCTCTGCCCCTCCCGTGAGGGGCGGCTCAGCGAGATCCCGGCCGCCGACTACGAGGTCGTCGTCTTCGAGAACCGCTTCCCCTCCCTGGTCGGCGAGTCGGGCCGCTGCGAGGTCGTCTGCTTCACCTCCGACCACGACACCTCCTTCGCCGGTCTCACGCCCGGTCGGGCCGCGCTCGTCCTCGACGCCTGGACCGACCGCACCGCCGCGCTCGCCCGGCGTCCGGGCATCGAGCAGGTCTACTGCTTCGAGAACCGCGGCGCCGAGGTCGGTGTCACGCTCGGACATCCCCACGGCCAGATCTACGCCTTCCCGTTCGCCACGCCCCGGACCGCTCTCATGCGGGGCAACGCCGCCGCGCACCGTGCCCGCACCGGACGCAACCTCTTCGACGACGTCGTCGTCCGGGAACGCGCGGACGGCGTACGGATCGTCCTGACGGGTGAGCACTGGATCGCCTTCGTGCCCTACGCCGCGCACTGGCCGTACGAGGTGCACCTCTACCCGGTCCGTCGGGTGCCCGACCTGCGGGACCTCGACGACGCGTCCCGCGCGGAGTTCCCGGGCGTCTACCTGGAACTCCTGCGGCGCTTCGACCGGCTCTTCGGCCCGGACGCGCCGCCGACCCCGTACATCGCCGCCTGGCACCAGGCGCCCTTCACGGCCGACGGGCGGGAGGAGTTCGCGCTCCACCTGGAGCTTTTCACCGTGCGCCGGGCCTCTGACAAGCTGAAGTACCTCGCGGGCACCGAGTCCGGCATGGACGCGTTCATGAACGACGTGCCGCCGGAGTCCGCGGCCGACAGAATCCGAGAGGTAGCGAGCAAGTGAGCAAGTATCTGGTGACGGGCGGGGCCGGCTACGTGGGCGGCACGGTCGCGCAGCACCTGCTGGAAGCGGGCCACGAGGTCACCGTCCTCGACGACCTCTCCACCGGCTTCCGCGAGGGCGTCCCGTCGGGGGCGGCCTTCGTGGAAGGCCGCATCCAGGACGCGGCCCGGTGGCTGGACCACTCCTACGACGGTGTCCTGCACTTCGCCGCCTTCTCGCAGGTGGGCGAGTCGGTGGCGAACCCGGCGAAGTACTGGGAGAACAACGTCGGCGGCACGATGGCGCTGCTCTCCGCCATGCGCGAGGCCGGCGTGCGCCGGCTCGTCTTCTCCTCGACGGCCGCCACCTACGGGGAGCCGCGGAGCGTACCGATCACCGAGTCCGCGCCGACCGCGCCGACCAACCCGTACGGCGCCACCAAGCTGGCCGTCGACCACATGATCAGCGGCGAATGCGCCGCACACGGCCTGGCCGCGGTCTCCCTGCGGTACTTCAACGTGGCCGGCGCCTACGGGGAGTGCGGCGAGCGCCACGACCCCGAGTCGCACCTCATCCCGCTGGTCCTGCAGGTGGCCCAGGGCACGCGCGAGGCGATCAACGTCTACGGCGACGACTACTCGACGCCCGACGGCACCTGTGTGCGCGACTACATCCACGTCGCCGACCTCGCCGAGGCCCATCTGCTCGCCCTGGGTGCCATGACCTCCGGCGAGCACCTGATCTGCAATCTCGGCAACGGGAACGGCTTCTCGGTGCGCGAGGTCGTCGAGACCGTGCGCAAGGTCACCGGTCACCCGGTCCCCGAGGTCACGGCCGCGCGCAGGGCCGGTGACCCGGCCGTCCTGGTCGCCTCGGCCGACACCGCGCGCGAGCGGCTCGGCTGGAACCCGTCCCGCCCGGACCTGGCGGACATCGTGCGGGACGCGTGGGCGTTCGCGAACAGGACGGAGCGGGGACGGGCATGAGTGTGGCGGGAGAGTTCACGGCCCTCTACGGAGCGCGCCCGGAGGGACTCTGGGCGGCTCCGGGACGAGTCAACCTGATCGGCGAGTACACCGACTTCAACGAGGGTCTCGTCCTGCCGCTGGCCCTCCCGCACACCACGGTGGCCGCCGCCTCGCGCCGTACCGACGGCGTGCTGCGGCTCCATTCGGCGGACGCCGACGGCGGAGTCGTCACACTCTCCGTCGAGGGGCTCGCACCGGGCTCCGTCGAGGGGTGGGCCGCCTATCCGGCCGGTGTGGCCTGGGCCCTGCGTGAGACGGGGCACCCGGTCACCGGCGCGGACGTCCACCTCGCCTCGACGGTCCCGGCGGGCGCCGGGCTGTCCTCCTCGGCCGCCCTGGAGGTCGTCACCGCCCTCGCCCTCGACGACCTGTTCTCCCTGGGCCTGAGCCGCCCCGAGCTCGCCGTGGCCGCCCAGCGCGCCGAGAACGCCTTCGTCGGGGTGCCCTGCGGGGTGATGGACCAGATGGTGTCGGCGTGCGCGGCCGACGCGCACGCCCTGTTCCTGGACACCCGGGACCTCTCGTACCGGCAGGTGCCCTTCGACCTCGCCGCTATGGGTCTGCGGCTGCTGGTGGTGGACACCCGCGTGCGGCACGCACTCGGGGACGGCGCTTACGCGGAGCGGCGCGCCGGCTGTGAAGCCGGTGCGCGGGCGCTCGGGGTATGCGCGCTGCGCGAGGTCAGCGCCGCGCAACTGTCCGATTCCCTCGCGCGTTTGACCGACGAAACGGTTCGTCGGTATGTCCGGCACGTCGTCACCGACAACGACCGGGTGGAGCGCACCGTCGCCCTCCTCGACGCCGGCGACGTCCGGGCCGTCGGCCCGGTCCTCGGTGAGGGGCACCGGTCCCTCCGGGACGACCTGCGCGTCTCCTGCCCGGAACTGGATCTCGCCGTCGAGGCCGCCGAGGCGGCCGGGGCGCTCGGTGCGCGGATGACGGGCGGCGGCTTCGGGGGCTCGGCGGTGGTGCTGGTCGAGGAGGCCGCGGCGGAACCGGTCGCCGCCGCTGTCGTGGGGGCCTTCGCCGAGGCCGGGTACAGGACTCCGCGGGTCTTCCCCGCCGTCCCCGCCACCGGCGCCCGACGCCTCTGAAGCTGTCGACTTCTGTCGGTATTCGGCCCATGTGGCCCACGTGTCACACCTGTGACGACCACTTCTGTGAATCGGCTTGCCCCTCCGGGCGCCGCCCGTACTCTGATGCACAGCGCCGGTGGGGGCCGGCGCCGTTCAGGGGGCGTGACCAGCAGGGTACGGCGCCCGGGGTGGGGTAGAAGTCACCGCACGGCGGCGGCCGCGCGTACGACGGGCCCGCCCCCGGCGCCGTATCCGCGTTGGTCCTTTCCTCGACACTTGGGGGTGTCCGTGGTCCGCATCCGGGTCCTGGTGGTGGACGACCACCGCATCTTCGCCGAGTCGCTGGCAGCCGCCCTCGCGGCCGAGCCCGACGTCGACGTCTCCGCCGCGGGCAGCGGCCCGGCCGCCCTGCGGTGCCTGGACCGTGGCGCCGCCGAGGGGCGACGCTACGACGTGCTGCTGGTCGACGCCGACCTCGGCGCGGTTCCCGGGGCGCCCCCGGCCGCCCGCGCGGTGCCGGACGACGCGGAGGCCGTGGTGGACGGCATCTCGCTGGTCGCCGGGGTCCGCGAGGCCCGGCCGGCCATCCGCTCGATCGTGCTCGCCGAGAAGGACGACCCGCACCGGGCCGCTCTCGCCCTCCAGGCCGGTGCCTCGGGGTGGGTGGCCAAGGACTGCTCGCTGCAGCGGCTCCTCGCCGTGATCCGCGGGGTCCTGAGGGACGAGACCCATCTGCCGCCCGCGCTGCTGACCGGGGTGCTGCGGGAGCTGACGGCGGCCCGCAAGCACCGCACCGAGAGCGAGCGGCTCGTGGAGTCGCTGACCCCGCGCGAGCGGGAGGTGCTGCGCTGCATGGTGGCCGGCCTGGGGCGC encodes:
- the galE gene encoding UDP-glucose 4-epimerase GalE, translating into MSKYLVTGGAGYVGGTVAQHLLEAGHEVTVLDDLSTGFREGVPSGAAFVEGRIQDAARWLDHSYDGVLHFAAFSQVGESVANPAKYWENNVGGTMALLSAMREAGVRRLVFSSTAATYGEPRSVPITESAPTAPTNPYGATKLAVDHMISGECAAHGLAAVSLRYFNVAGAYGECGERHDPESHLIPLVLQVAQGTREAINVYGDDYSTPDGTCVRDYIHVADLAEAHLLALGAMTSGEHLICNLGNGNGFSVREVVETVRKVTGHPVPEVTAARRAGDPAVLVASADTARERLGWNPSRPDLADIVRDAWAFANRTERGRA
- the galT gene encoding galactose-1-phosphate uridylyltransferase, which codes for MKKTVTTLADGRELIYYDSRADTVRDAVDTRPLAPVSSRAEIRHDALLGDSVVVASHRQGRTFHPPADACPLCPSREGRLSEIPAADYEVVVFENRFPSLVGESGRCEVVCFTSDHDTSFAGLTPGRAALVLDAWTDRTAALARRPGIEQVYCFENRGAEVGVTLGHPHGQIYAFPFATPRTALMRGNAAAHRARTGRNLFDDVVVRERADGVRIVLTGEHWIAFVPYAAHWPYEVHLYPVRRVPDLRDLDDASRAEFPGVYLELLRRFDRLFGPDAPPTPYIAAWHQAPFTADGREEFALHLELFTVRRASDKLKYLAGTESGMDAFMNDVPPESAADRIREVASK
- a CDS encoding response regulator transcription factor, encoding MVRIRVLVVDDHRIFAESLAAALAAEPDVDVSAAGSGPAALRCLDRGAAEGRRYDVLLVDADLGAVPGAPPAARAVPDDAEAVVDGISLVAGVREARPAIRSIVLAEKDDPHRAALALQAGASGWVAKDCSLQRLLAVIRGVLRDETHLPPALLTGVLRELTAARKHRTESERLVESLTPREREVLRCMVAGLGRKAVAERLFLSPHTVRTHMQNVLGKLGVHSTLAAVALARRAGVGPAELAGGVVERGGQLA
- the galK gene encoding galactokinase; amino-acid sequence: MSVAGEFTALYGARPEGLWAAPGRVNLIGEYTDFNEGLVLPLALPHTTVAAASRRTDGVLRLHSADADGGVVTLSVEGLAPGSVEGWAAYPAGVAWALRETGHPVTGADVHLASTVPAGAGLSSSAALEVVTALALDDLFSLGLSRPELAVAAQRAENAFVGVPCGVMDQMVSACAADAHALFLDTRDLSYRQVPFDLAAMGLRLLVVDTRVRHALGDGAYAERRAGCEAGARALGVCALREVSAAQLSDSLARLTDETVRRYVRHVVTDNDRVERTVALLDAGDVRAVGPVLGEGHRSLRDDLRVSCPELDLAVEAAEAAGALGARMTGGGFGGSAVVLVEEAAAEPVAAAVVGAFAEAGYRTPRVFPAVPATGARRL